In Daphnia magna isolate NIES linkage group LG6, ASM2063170v1.1, whole genome shotgun sequence, the following are encoded in one genomic region:
- the LOC116935841 gene encoding tRNA-uridine aminocarboxypropyltransferase 2, whose amino-acid sequence MDQDFIQFADEIVLGESVQRSSCSKCRRPERVCWCSYLPKVPVTINGKIIVLQHPDEEKRNLKTGPMLFHGMASGQCIIYYGKKFPSAKHEGLKEMLEEQYTYVLYPGPQSRSITTVSDIHPKGAPYNLVLIDGTWQQAKSMYFHSTFLHSLPQVSLPELGPSLYVIRTQPSEYCLSTVESAALAISIMEEDKSIVDTLVHPLKALCTFQLNYGAVEHQDKVTLLELGQYRKPVGKRTMKFLSAIDQRGCTLWIGIFIC is encoded by the exons ATGGATCAAGATTTTATACAGTTCGCAGATGAAATCGTCCTAGGCGAAAGTGTACAAAGATCAAGTTGTTCAAAATGCAG ACGTCCTGAAAGAGTTTGTTGGTGCTCATATTTACCAAAGGTACCTGTGACAATCAATGGTAAAATCATTGTTTTGCAACATCCTgatgaagagaaaagaaatcttAAAACAGGACCAATGCTTTTCCATGGAATGGCAAGTGGTCAATGTATTATTTATTATGGAAAGAAGTTCCCTTCTGCAAAACATGAAGGATTAAAAGAAATGCTGGAGGAACAATATACTTATGTCCTATATCCTGGCCCTCAGTCTCGGAGCATCACAACAGTATCAGATATTCATCCAAAAGGAGCACCATATAATCTGGTTTTGATTGATGGAACATGGCAGCAAGCCAAATCTATGTATTTTCATAGCACTTTCCTTCACTCATTGCCTCAG GTTTCCCTGCCAGAGCTGGGTCCAAGTCTGTATGTTATCAGGACTCAGCCATCAGAATATTGCCTATCAACGGTGGAGTCTGCAGCATTAGCAATATCTATAATGGAAGAAGATAAAAGCATTGTTGATACATTAGTTCATCCCTTGAAAGCATTATGCACATTTCAATTGAATTATGGTGCAGTAGAACACCAGGATAAGGTTACACTTTTGGAATTAGGGCAGTATAGAAAACCAGTAGGAAAACGCACCATGAAATTCCTTAG TGCCATCGACCAAAGGGGATGCACTTTgtggattggaatttttatttgctaA